From the genome of Alosa sapidissima isolate fAloSap1 chromosome 14, fAloSap1.pri, whole genome shotgun sequence, one region includes:
- the pabpn1l gene encoding embryonic polyadenylate-binding protein 2, with protein sequence MADTRGRLETEIFANQWTSNPELEAIKARVLELEEEAEKLREVQSLAERQLMYNPLAALFYHMNHEERIDADNRSVYVGNVDYSATAAELKVYFSGCGSVNRVTILCDRVTGHPKGFAYIEFSERDSVGTAMTLDNTLFRGRVIKVSPKRTNIPGITNRGGQRGRPWARGNRFNNGFQGRFRGNGRVQPWSDHY encoded by the exons ATGGCTGATACACGTGGGCGCCTAGAGACGGAGATCTTTGCCAACCAATGGACCTCAAATCCT GAGCTTGAGGCAATCAAAGCGAGAGTGTTGGAGTTGGAGGAGGAAGCTGAAAAGCTTAGGGAAGTTCAGTCTTTGGCAGAACGGCAGCTCATGTACAATCCCCTCGCAG CGCTGTTTTACCACATGAACCACGAGGAGAGAATTGATGCTGACAACAGATCAGTTTATGTTGGAAAT GTGGACTACAGCGCAACTGCAGCTGAGCTGAAGGTCTATTTCAGCGGTTGTGGTTCTGTCAATAGAGTGACCATTCTATGTGACCGAGTCACTGGTCACCCAAAAGG CTTTGCATATATTGAATTCTCAGAAAGGGATTCTGTAGGGACTGCGATGACCTTGGATAATACTTTATTCAGGGGTAGAGTCATAAAG GTTTCGCCCAAAAGGACCAACATACCAGGCATCACCAACAGAGGGGGCCAGCGGGGTCGGCCATGGGCTCGTGGCAACAGGTTCAACAATGGGTTTCAGGGTCGCTTCAG GGGAAATGGAAGAGTCCAGCCTTGGTCAGACCATTATTAA
- the cbfa2t3 gene encoding LOW QUALITY PROTEIN: protein CBFA2T3 (The sequence of the model RefSeq protein was modified relative to this genomic sequence to represent the inferred CDS: inserted 2 bases in 2 codons): MPDSPADVKTLPXSTPPTMPPPXPAVSQVANRNASFTPTTMLNGSGSGSSGHSPTALNGAPSTPNGFSNGPAASSSAALSTQQLPPACGARQLCKLKRFLTTLQQFGNDISPEIGERVRSLVLGLVNSTLTIEEFHSKLQEATNFPLRPFVIPFLKANLPLLQRELLHCARMAKQTPAQYLAQHEQLLLDANASSPLDSSEIMLEINEHGKRRTPDRTKDVGLDRDGLHVEHLAKRPCTVSPSQRFSPGGGPLPAHPPPNGLPSGHAPPNGLPHPPPPTPQHYRLEDMALAHHYRDAYRQAEQRDVRERHRQTAVHGARQEEVIDHRLTDREWAEEWKHLDNLLNCIMDMVEKTRRSLTVLRRCQEADREEMTHWIRRYSDVEDMKKGGSPTQRPPPPPPPPLPPLPLPSSHVLPPPPPPPHHHNSNTPSNNKSHALAICGTGKRPEIHRDFLHRPPSGYLPEEIWRKAGPTSIPISPALKQLQNKQEEAVNEVKRQAMSELQKAVSDAERKAHEMISAERSKMERALAEAKRQASEDALTVINQQEDSSESCWNCGRKASETCSGCNTARYCGSFCQHKDWEKHHHVCGQGLQGLPGGGGVPVGTPSSTTSTSSSSSSSSSLGGVPPTHSESAPPGGTLSLGGQPGSGSPKDAGSGSSSVSRSTTPATPALLDSSSR, encoded by the exons ATGCCCGATTCACCTGCTGATGTCAAAACCCTGC GGTCGACTCCACCCACCATGCCCCCTC CGCCCGCTGTCAGCCAGGTGGCCAATCGCAACGCCTCCTTCACACCCACCACCA TGTTGAACggcagcggcagcggcagcagcggcCACTCTCCCACGGCGCTCAACGGCGCCCCCTCCACGCCCAACGGCTTCAGCAACGGCCCGGCGGCCTCGTCCAGCGCCGCGCTGTCCACCCAGCAGCTGCCGCCCGCCTGCGGCGCCCGCCAGCTCTGCAAGCTCAAGCGCTTCCTCACCACGCTGCAGCAGTTCGGCAACGACATCTCGCCCGAGATCGGCGAGCGCGTCCGCAGCCTGGTCCTGGGCCTGGTG AATTCCACTCTGACCATCGAAGAGTTCCACTCCAAACTCCAGGAGGCTACCAATTTCCCTCTACGCCCCTTTGTCATTCCATTTCTCAAG gccaaCCTGCCCCTGCTGCAGAGAGAGCTGCTCCACTGCGCCCGGATGGCCAAGCAGACGCCCGCGCAGTACCTGGCCCAGCACGAGCAGCTGCTGCTGGACGCCAACGCCAGCTCGCCCCTGGACTCCTCCGAGATCATGCTGGAGATCAACGAACACGGCAAGAGGAGGACCCCTGACAG GACCAAAGATGTCGGGCTGGACCGTGACGGTCTGCACGTGGAGCACCTGGCCAAGCGGCCGTGCACCGTGAGCCCCAGCCAGCGCTTCAGCCCCGGCGGCGGTCCCCTGCCGGCTCACCCGCCCCCCAACGGCCTGCCGTCCGGCCACGCACCCCCCAACGGCCTGCCCCATCCCCCGCCACCCACACCCCAGCACTACCGCCTGGAGGACATGGCGCTGGCGCACCACTACCGCGACGCCTACCGGCAGGCCGAGCAACGAGACGTGCGGGAGAGACACCGACAGACTG CAGTGCATGGAGCTCGCCAAGAGGAAGTGATCGATCATAGGCTGACTGACCGTGAATGGGCCGAGGAGTGGAAGCACCTCGATAAT ttGCTCAACTGTATCATGGACATGGTGGAGAAGACGCGGCGCTCGCTGACGGTGCTGCGGCGCTGCCAGGAGGCTGACCGTGAGGAGATGACCCACTGGATCCGGCGCTACAGCGACGTGGAGGATATGAAAAAAGGTGGGAGTCCCACACAGCgccctccgcctcctcctcctccacctctaccTCCACTTCCTCTTCCTTCATCTCacgttcttcctcctcctcctcctcctcctcaccaccACAACTCCAACACTCCCAGCAACAACAAGTCGCACGCGCTAGCTATTTGCGGCACAGGCAAGAGACCAG AGATCCACCGGGACTTCCTGCACCGGCCGCCCTCGGGATATCTGCCAGAGGAGATCTGGAGGAAGGCTG GTCCCACCAGCATCCCGATCTCCCCAGCACTAAAGCAGCTACAAAACAAGCAGG AGGAGGCAGTGAATGAGGTGAAGAGACAGGCCATGTCGGAGCTGCAGAAAGCGGTGTCGGACGCCGAGCGCAAGGCGCACGAGATGATCTCCGCCGAGCGCTCCAAGATGGAGAGGGCGCTGGCCGAGGCCAAAAGGCAGGCCTCCGAAGACGCCCTGACTGTCATCAACCAGCAGGAGGACTCCAGCGAG AGCTGCTGGAACTGCGGGCGAAAGGCCAGTGAGACGTGCAGTGGCTGCAACACGGCGCGCTACTGCGGCTCTTTCTGCCAGCACAAGGACTGGGAGAAGCACCACCACGTGTGTGGCCAGGGCCTGCAGGGTCTGCCCGGGGGCGGCGGTGTGCCCGTGGGCACCCcgtcctccaccacctccacgtcctcctcctcctcgtcctcctcctccctcggcGGCGTGCCCCCCACGCACTCAGAGAGCGCGCCCCCTGGTGGCACTCTCTCCCTGGGCGGCCAGCCAGGCAGCGGCAGCCCCAAGGACGCGGGCTCCGGCTCCAGCAGCGTCTCCCGCTCCACCACCCCGGCCACCCCTGCCCTGCTGGACTCGTCCTCGCGCTGA